One Euphorbia lathyris chromosome 1, ddEupLath1.1, whole genome shotgun sequence DNA segment encodes these proteins:
- the LOC136214985 gene encoding cytokinin dehydrogenase 3-like — MSSSSCKFLTLFLFHLLLSNIRISQSLPCPLPPAIQSIYTENPATVAAASVDFGNVVHDRPIGVFVPRTVEDIIALVKTSYECYQPFTIGVNGHAHSTHGQSMALNGVVIDMKQMRINGAIKVGVSDTAVTADVGGDTLWLDVMNYVLGLGYSPYSWTDYLNLTVGGTLSNAGISGQTFKHGPQISNVQELDIVTGKGELVFCSPIENPELFYGALGGLGQFGIIVNARIPLGRPTPTRVRWQLILFSNFTSFTQTQEKIITSDIVVSYLEGGMLLDNGTPNTWRTFFFPSSDIPKITALTKQFGVLYSIEYVSYYDGFGKKTMDRKMKQLFRTLNANPEYSYEKDATYKDFLLRVEATEPNSQAHPWLNMFIPKSGISAFESGVVRDILLKRNITLGPIIFYPMKKEKWDDRMSAVVPDEDIFYTLGLLYETGPHSLQEYEDQNAAILKFFEGAGINIKLFLGNQPNKDGWIKHFGPKWGTFQQRKAQFDPKNILSPGQRIFN; from the exons ATGTCTTCTAGTAGTTGCAAATTCCTCACCTTGTTCCTATTCCATTTACTATTATCCAACATAAGAATATCACAATCCTTACCATGTCCATTACCGCCGGCAATTCAATCTATTTACACCGAGAACCCCGCCACCGTTGCTGCCGCCTCCGTCGATTTCGGCAACGTTGTCCATGACAGGCCGATCGGCGTCTTTGTGCCGAGAACGGTGGAGGATATTATTGCTCTGGTGAAAACCTCTTATGAATGTTATCAGCCTTTCACAATCGGTGTTAACGGACACGCGCATTCTACACATGGACAGAGCATGGCTCTAAACGGGGTTGTGATAGACATGAAACAGATGAGGATAAATGGTGCGATTAAAGTTGGTGTATCGGATACGGCGGTGACCGCTGATGTTGGTGGCGATACATTGTGGTTGGATGTAATGAATTATGTATTGGGGTTAGGGTATTCTCCTTATTCGTGGACAGATTATTTAAATCTTACTGTTGGGGGAACTTTATCCAATGCTGGAATAAGTGGTCAAACTTTTAAACATGGTCCTCAAATCAGCAATGTTCAGGAACTCGATATTGTTACTG GAAAGGGGGAATTAGTTTTCTGTAGTCCGATAGAGAATCCAGAGTTATTCTACGGTGCTCTTGGTGGTTTAGGTCAGTTTGGTATTATTGTAAATGCAAGAATTCCCTTAGGTCGTCCTACACCGACAAGG GTACGATGGCAATTGATACTTTTTAGTAATTTCACATCATTCACACAAACTCAAGAAAAAATAATCACAAGCGATATTGTAGTGAGTTATTTAGAAGGTGGAATGTTATTGGACAATGGTACCCCTAATACTTGGAGAACTTTCTTCTTCCCATCCTCTGATATTCCTAAAATTACTGCCCTTACCAAGCAATTTGGTGTTCTCTACAGTATTGAATATGTTTCTTATTATGATGGCTTTGGTAAGAAGACAATGGACAGG AAAATGAAGCAGTTATTCCGAACACTTAACGCCAATCCGGAATATAGTTACGAAAAGGACGCGACTTATAAAGATTTCTTATTGAGAGTTGAAGCTACGGAGCCGAATTCTCAAGCTCATCCATGGTTGAATATGTTCATACCAAAATCAGGAATCTCGGCTTTCGAATCTGGTGTTGTAAGGGATATTCTTCTTAAAAGAAATATCACTCTTGGACCTATTATTTTCTACCCtatgaaaaaagaaaa ATGGGATGACAGAATGTCAGCAGTGGTACCTGATGAAGATATTTTCTACACTTTAGGGCTTTTATATGAAACTGGACCTCACAGTTTACAAGAATATGAGGATCAAAATGCAGCAATTCTGAAGTTTTTTGAAGGAGCTGGAATTAATATTAAGCTGTTTCTGGGAAATCAACCAAATAAAGATGGTTGGATCAAACATTTTGGTCCAAAATGGGGAACTTTTCAACAGAGAAAAGCTCAGTTTGATCCTAAAAATATTCTCTCACCTGGACAAAGAATTTTTAATTGA